The following coding sequences are from one Candidatus Nanopelagicus hibericus window:
- a CDS encoding DNA polymerase III subunit delta', whose product MSVFSSLIDQSQVVEILKDAAQAAHNSNDLSQVMTSTWLFTGPPGSGRSNAAIAFAAALVCKEGGCSKCNDCLSTILGTHADVELIKTQGLSIKIDEVRELITRASWSPSVANYHVVVIEDADRLTDSAANALLKVIEEPGLRTIWLLCAPTLTDVLPTIRSRCRHLSLRTPSTKAITKLLIERDAVDAKTAEFVARASGGHIGRARRLATDANARENRANILKLPLMIKDIASAFKAAQLLVDAAKADALTDAEKKDEDEISKLKEAWGATGSKMASGGSKAVKELEKEQKSRSTRMVRDYLDRALLDLATLYRDVLLLQSNSTDSLINQDLIEQIKIMATSTNPAKTLAKIEAILKTRRNLAQNAAPLLLIEALMCELR is encoded by the coding sequence GTGAGTGTTTTTTCATCTTTGATTGATCAATCTCAAGTGGTTGAAATCTTAAAAGATGCTGCTCAAGCAGCTCATAATTCAAATGATTTAAGCCAAGTAATGACAAGTACCTGGCTTTTCACCGGCCCACCTGGCTCAGGGCGCTCAAATGCAGCGATTGCATTTGCTGCAGCTTTAGTTTGCAAAGAGGGTGGTTGTAGTAAATGTAACGATTGTCTGTCAACAATTCTTGGTACGCATGCAGATGTTGAATTGATTAAAACTCAAGGTTTGTCTATAAAAATTGATGAAGTTAGAGAATTGATAACCAGAGCTTCTTGGTCACCATCTGTTGCAAATTATCATGTTGTTGTAATTGAAGATGCTGATCGTTTAACTGATTCTGCTGCGAACGCACTACTTAAAGTAATTGAAGAACCAGGCTTAAGAACTATTTGGTTGCTTTGTGCTCCAACTTTAACTGATGTTTTGCCAACTATAAGGTCAAGGTGTCGACATCTTTCATTGCGAACACCATCTACCAAAGCAATAACTAAATTATTGATTGAAAGAGATGCAGTGGACGCTAAAACAGCAGAGTTTGTAGCACGTGCTTCAGGTGGTCATATTGGACGAGCAAGAAGATTGGCCACAGATGCTAACGCAAGAGAAAACCGGGCAAATATTTTGAAACTACCTTTAATGATCAAAGATATTGCTTCAGCATTTAAAGCAGCTCAGCTTTTAGTAGATGCAGCCAAAGCTGATGCACTAACTGATGCTGAGAAGAAAGATGAAGATGAAATTTCGAAATTGAAAGAGGCTTGGGGTGCTACAGGTAGCAAAATGGCTAGTGGTGGTTCAAAAGCTGTGAAGGAGTTAGAGAAAGAACAAAAATCAAGATCAACAAGAATGGTCAGGGATTACTTAGATCGAGCACTCCTAGATCTTGCAACGCTGTATAGAGATGTACTGCTTCTTCAATCAAACTCAACAGATTCACTAATTAATCAGGATTTAATTGAACAAATCAAAATAATGGCTACTTCGACTAATCCAGCCAAGACTCTTGCCAAGATTGAAGCGATCTTAAAAA